A region from the Trueperaceae bacterium genome encodes:
- a CDS encoding phenylacetic acid degradation protein translates to MRWEVFKQDAPGKPHQAVGSVHGADAEHALLNARHVFGRRPSAVSVWVVPADRVFSRTAEELEAAAGRGDGTAAPGTAGPTPPSADDRRASIAAPVAAGEVDAPRGATRLFHVFRKASHRRSMTFADHFADVDATDHAAALSAALARASAEPALAWWVVAADDVSRSDPAEAPSWFEPARDKTYKQQSAYGTVSPRRAREARP, encoded by the coding sequence GTGCGCTGGGAGGTGTTCAAGCAGGACGCGCCGGGCAAGCCGCACCAGGCGGTCGGGAGCGTGCACGGGGCCGACGCCGAGCACGCCCTCCTCAACGCTCGGCACGTGTTCGGTAGGCGCCCCTCGGCGGTCAGCGTCTGGGTCGTACCGGCCGACCGCGTCTTCTCCCGCACCGCCGAGGAGCTGGAAGCGGCCGCCGGGCGCGGCGACGGCACCGCCGCGCCCGGGACCGCCGGGCCCACCCCGCCGAGCGCCGACGACCGGCGCGCGTCCATCGCCGCGCCAGTGGCCGCCGGCGAGGTCGACGCGCCTCGGGGCGCGACGCGCCTCTTCCACGTGTTCCGCAAGGCCAGCCACCGGCGCTCGATGACGTTCGCCGACCACTTCGCCGACGTCGACGCGACGGACCACGCCGCGGCGTTGTCCGCCGCGCTCGCGCGGGCCTCGGCAGAGCCCGCCCTCGCCTGGTGGGTCGTGGCCGCCGACGACGTCAGCCGCAGCGACCCCGCCGAGGCGCCGTCGTGGTTCGAGCCGGCGCGCGACAAGACCTACAAGCAGCAGTCGGCCTACGGCACCGTGTCGCCGCGCCGGGCCAGGGAGGCGCGTCCGTGA
- the paaC gene encoding 1,2-phenylacetyl-CoA epoxidase subunit PaaC encodes MSADAQGSGRGSAGTGAPAAGLAVELRDALIDRLTAMADDELLLGHRDSEWTGHGPLLEEDIALANLAQDEIGHALLWYGLRAELDGSDPDDLAFRRDPGGFRSCLLVELPRGDWAFTMLRQFLFDCYEAEALPRLARSSHAPLAEAAAKALREELFHLRHAGLWARRLGLGTAESRSRALAALSELWPALGGLLAPLPGDGLLAAEGVLPDWDALPAATLRRAREALAAASLDPGPDPARRDAADRGAASAHRVELLATMQSVARADPEALAW; translated from the coding sequence GTGAGCGCCGACGCGCAGGGCAGCGGGCGAGGGTCGGCGGGCACGGGCGCCCCGGCCGCCGGGCTGGCCGTCGAGCTGCGCGACGCCTTGATCGACCGGCTCACCGCCATGGCCGACGACGAGCTGCTCCTCGGCCACCGCGACTCCGAGTGGACCGGCCACGGGCCCCTGCTCGAGGAGGACATCGCGCTCGCGAACCTGGCGCAGGACGAGATCGGGCACGCGCTCCTCTGGTACGGCCTGCGCGCCGAGCTCGACGGGTCCGACCCGGACGACCTCGCCTTCCGGCGCGACCCTGGCGGCTTCCGCAGCTGCCTCCTCGTCGAGCTGCCGCGCGGCGACTGGGCGTTCACGATGCTGCGGCAGTTCCTCTTCGACTGCTACGAGGCCGAGGCGCTGCCGCGGCTCGCGCGCAGCTCGCACGCCCCGCTGGCCGAGGCGGCCGCGAAGGCCCTGCGCGAGGAGCTGTTCCACCTCCGCCACGCCGGCCTGTGGGCGCGCCGTCTGGGGCTCGGCACCGCGGAGTCGCGCTCGCGCGCCCTGGCCGCGCTCTCCGAGCTGTGGCCCGCCCTGGGCGGCCTCCTCGCTCCTCTCCCGGGCGACGGCCTGCTGGCCGCGGAGGGCGTGCTGCCCGACTGGGACGCGCTGCCCGCGGCCACGCTCCGGCGGGCGCGCGAGGCGCTCGCCGCCGCCTCCCTCGACCCGGGCCCCGACCCGGCGCGGCGCGACGCCGCTGACCGCGGCGCCGCCTCGGCGCACCGCGTCGAGCTGCTCGCCACGATGCAGTCCGTCGCCCGCGCCGACCCGGAGGCCCTGGCGTGGTGA
- the paaD gene encoding 1,2-phenylacetyl-CoA epoxidase subunit PaaD has translation MVTASPGSAQRSAAALAAAAWDALREVKDPELPAVDVVELGIVRDVRAAGDAGPVEVTITPTFSACPALRVIEAEVRRAVEALGVEARVVTALSPPWTSDDMTDEAREKLRAFGIAPPGRHGGLLEIALDAPVRCPRCGHPDTRLRNAFGSTLCREIRTCRSCGETFERFKPL, from the coding sequence GTGGTGACGGCCTCCCCCGGCAGCGCCCAACGCTCGGCCGCCGCGCTTGCCGCCGCGGCGTGGGACGCGCTGCGCGAGGTGAAGGACCCCGAGCTGCCGGCGGTCGACGTCGTCGAGCTCGGCATCGTCAGGGACGTGCGCGCCGCGGGCGACGCCGGCCCGGTTGAGGTGACGATCACGCCGACGTTCTCGGCCTGCCCCGCCCTGCGCGTGATCGAGGCGGAGGTGCGTCGGGCCGTCGAGGCGCTCGGGGTCGAGGCGCGCGTCGTGACCGCGCTGAGCCCGCCCTGGACCAGCGACGACATGACCGACGAGGCCCGCGAGAAGCTGCGGGCCTTCGGGATCGCCCCGCCGGGACGCCACGGCGGCCTCCTCGAGATCGCCCTGGACGCGCCCGTGCGCTGCCCGCGCTGCGGCCACCCCGACACCCGGCTGCGCAACGCCTTCGGGTCGACGCTCTGCCGCGAGATCCGCACCTGCCGGTCCTGCGGCGAGACCTTCGAGCGCTTCAAGCCGCTGTAG
- a CDS encoding rhomboid family intramembrane serine protease: MTPAALALLLLAVAGVSSLRWSGRLAPGLTELPAKSLIATLLAVLALAGELGWAAPSAPLRTAALVVAPLYVFGPLLLLALVRAGLSAPAAALARLLYWTRGGRRALGRWLAVAALQEGDPEGALRLAPEPDDLLLAQAMALQGRWREALEHATRVARGGQVFDARAVARDLVVAAHLELGELEAAEAEARALEESFDSARHGPLAFRAVTLANARVAAYRGDLARVRSLLARPLVGARPAVLFAVLARAAGRAGDHDLAVASWQRAYADARGVLRDRYRDELRAYGVTPARRPRRATPYATFALVAAIALAFIGQSVLDQAFGPVRLIGVYLRASDFVAAYAQRIPGVPDQGAWWRYLSYAFVHANLVHAAFNAWVLLDLGRAVERRRGWGDVLGAFASGVLGGALLTSVIEAGRPMLLVGASGGVFGVAAALTLDALARRSPADAALLRTLVTFLGLNLLLSLLPGVSLWGHVGGLLAGGAYTVVRTALPWRTVGGVLGLAGAAALAVALGTALAVTLPTL, encoded by the coding sequence GTGACGCCGGCCGCCCTCGCCCTCCTGCTCCTCGCCGTCGCGGGCGTCTCCTCGCTGCGCTGGTCCGGCCGCCTGGCGCCGGGCCTCACCGAGCTGCCCGCGAAGTCCCTGATAGCCACACTGCTGGCCGTCCTCGCCCTGGCCGGCGAGCTGGGCTGGGCGGCGCCGTCGGCGCCGCTCAGGACGGCGGCCCTCGTCGTGGCCCCGCTCTACGTGTTCGGGCCGCTCCTCCTGCTGGCCCTCGTCCGCGCCGGCCTCTCGGCGCCGGCGGCCGCGCTGGCGCGCCTCCTCTACTGGACGCGGGGCGGCCGTCGCGCGCTGGGTCGGTGGCTCGCCGTCGCCGCGCTGCAGGAGGGCGACCCGGAGGGCGCCCTGCGGCTGGCGCCCGAGCCGGACGACCTGCTCCTCGCCCAGGCCATGGCGCTGCAGGGCCGCTGGCGCGAGGCGCTGGAGCACGCCACCAGGGTGGCCAGGGGCGGGCAGGTCTTCGACGCCAGGGCGGTGGCCAGGGACCTCGTCGTGGCCGCTCACCTGGAGCTCGGCGAGCTGGAGGCCGCCGAGGCGGAGGCGCGGGCGCTGGAGGAGTCGTTCGACTCCGCCCGGCACGGCCCTCTCGCCTTCCGCGCCGTGACCCTGGCGAACGCCCGGGTGGCGGCGTACCGCGGCGACCTCGCGCGGGTCAGGTCCCTGCTGGCGCGGCCTCTGGTCGGTGCCCGACCCGCGGTGCTGTTCGCGGTGCTGGCCAGGGCAGCGGGACGCGCGGGCGACCACGACCTCGCCGTCGCCTCGTGGCAGCGCGCTTACGCCGACGCCCGCGGCGTGCTGCGCGATCGCTACCGGGACGAGCTCCGGGCCTACGGTGTGACGCCGGCGCGGCGCCCCCGGCGCGCGACGCCCTACGCCACCTTCGCGCTCGTGGCCGCGATCGCCCTGGCGTTCATCGGGCAGTCGGTGCTCGACCAGGCCTTCGGCCCGGTGCGGCTCATCGGCGTCTACCTGCGCGCCAGCGACTTCGTCGCCGCCTACGCCCAGCGCATCCCCGGCGTGCCCGACCAGGGCGCCTGGTGGCGGTACCTCTCCTACGCCTTCGTGCACGCGAACCTCGTGCACGCCGCGTTCAACGCCTGGGTGCTGCTCGACCTGGGGCGCGCCGTGGAGCGCCGGCGCGGCTGGGGCGACGTGCTGGGCGCGTTCGCGTCCGGCGTGCTGGGCGGCGCGCTGCTCACGAGCGTCATCGAGGCGGGCCGTCCGATGCTGCTCGTCGGCGCGTCGGGCGGCGTGTTCGGCGTGGCGGCCGCGCTGACCCTCGACGCGCTCGCGCGACGCTCGCCCGCCGACGCCGCCCTGCTGCGCACGCTCGTCACGTTCCTGGGGCTGAACCTCCTGCTCTCGCTCCTGCCCGGCGTCTCGCTGTGGGGTCATGTGGGCGGCCTGCTCGCGGGGGGCGCCTACACGGTCGTCCGCACGGCGCTGCCCTGGCGGACCGTCGGCGGCGTCCTCGGCCTGGCCGGCGCGGCCGCGCTCGCCGTGGCCCTGGGGACGGCGCTGGCGGTGACACTGCCCACGCTCTGA
- the plsY gene encoding glycerol-3-phosphate 1-O-acyltransferase PlsY codes for MLDFTIALLFMVVGYLLGTIPTGFLVARLRGVNIQEVGSGNIGATNVLRTLGVVPAALVMVLDPLKGALATLLPTVLGASGWTVALAGLAAVVGNSFNVFLRLRGGKGIATSIGVFVVVDPLTALLCVLLGVFTILVSRYVSLGSLVGMFSLPLFVVAGGYFPVANLFLAVCLSALTIWRHRDNVRRLLAGTERRLGQKVTPPET; via the coding sequence TTGCTCGACTTCACGATCGCCCTGCTCTTCATGGTGGTCGGCTACCTGCTCGGCACCATCCCCACCGGCTTCCTGGTCGCGAGGCTGCGGGGCGTGAACATCCAGGAGGTGGGGTCGGGCAACATCGGCGCGACCAACGTCCTGCGCACCCTCGGCGTGGTGCCGGCGGCCCTCGTGATGGTCCTCGACCCCCTCAAGGGCGCGCTGGCCACGCTGCTCCCCACGGTCCTCGGCGCGAGCGGCTGGACCGTGGCGCTGGCCGGCCTCGCCGCCGTGGTGGGCAACAGCTTCAACGTCTTCCTGCGCCTGCGGGGCGGCAAGGGCATCGCGACGAGCATCGGCGTGTTCGTGGTCGTGGACCCGCTCACGGCCCTGCTCTGCGTGCTGCTCGGCGTGTTCACGATCCTCGTCAGCCGCTACGTCTCGCTCGGCTCGCTGGTGGGCATGTTCTCGCTGCCGCTGTTCGTCGTCGCCGGCGGCTACTTCCCGGTCGCGAACCTCTTCCTCGCCGTCTGCCTCTCCGCGCTCACGATCTGGCGACACCGCGACAACGTCAGGCGCCTCCTCGCCGGCACCGAGCGCCGCCTCGGCCAGAAGGTCACGCCGCCGGAGACGTAG
- a CDS encoding DMT family transporter translates to MAVPVGILLLLVVQSAVWGSAFPAIKLGLVDLSAPHFTLLRHLVASVAFVPLLLAFRARLLPRREHLLAFLGLGACGFFVYHLALNYGEERVSAGAASLIIATAPAMTAILAAAVERDRLPALGWVGSAVSFVGVALIVLADGRQAATEGFTLYAWFIVLAAAAASVYAVYQRRMFAHYRPIEVAGFATWAGTLPMLAFLPGLAGAVGAAGAASLGAALYAGVLPSAVAYTIFAYALSKANVTVVTAFLYLVPVFALVTSWLVLGEVPPLLTVAGGALAIAGIVVLNRAKRSAARRAAAPATSPAA, encoded by the coding sequence ATGGCGGTCCCCGTCGGCATCCTCCTGCTGCTCGTCGTGCAGTCGGCGGTGTGGGGCTCGGCCTTCCCGGCCATCAAGCTGGGGCTCGTCGACCTCAGCGCCCCGCACTTCACCCTGCTGCGGCACCTGGTGGCCTCGGTGGCGTTCGTGCCGCTCCTGCTGGCCTTCCGCGCCCGCCTGCTCCCGCGGCGCGAGCACCTCCTGGCCTTCCTCGGCCTGGGCGCCTGCGGCTTCTTCGTCTACCACCTGGCGCTCAACTACGGCGAGGAGCGCGTGTCGGCCGGCGCGGCCAGCCTGATCATCGCCACGGCGCCGGCGATGACGGCGATACTCGCCGCCGCCGTCGAGCGCGACAGGCTGCCCGCCCTCGGCTGGGTCGGCTCGGCCGTGTCGTTCGTCGGCGTGGCCCTCATCGTCCTCGCCGACGGGCGTCAGGCGGCGACCGAGGGCTTCACGCTCTACGCCTGGTTCATCGTCCTGGCGGCTGCGGCCGCCTCCGTGTACGCCGTCTACCAGCGGCGCATGTTCGCGCACTACCGGCCCATAGAGGTCGCGGGCTTCGCCACCTGGGCCGGCACGCTGCCGATGCTGGCGTTCCTGCCCGGCCTCGCCGGCGCCGTCGGCGCCGCCGGCGCGGCGTCGCTCGGTGCGGCGCTGTACGCGGGCGTCCTGCCGTCGGCGGTGGCCTACACGATCTTCGCCTACGCGCTCTCGAAGGCGAACGTCACGGTGGTGACGGCCTTCCTCTACCTGGTGCCCGTGTTCGCCCTGGTCACGTCGTGGCTCGTGCTCGGCGAGGTGCCGCCGCTGCTCACGGTCGCGGGCGGCGCGCTGGCGATCGCCGGCATCGTCGTCCTGAACCGCGCCAAGCGGTCCGCGGCGAGGCGCGCCGCCGCGCCGGCTACGTCTCCGGCGGCGTGA
- a CDS encoding Hsp33 family molecular chaperone HslO: protein MGELFRGMAAGAGIRVVAVDTTDVVREAVVRQGASPTAGAATGRAMTAAVLLSHVLLKSPRDRVTLRLDGGGPLGRVTAEAGLDHAVRGYAQNPDVQLPLRADGKLDVGGAVGVDGEIRVVRSHAPYGDPYTSSIALTSGEVGEDVATYLAVSEQIPSAVLLGVHFDGGGEVDAAGGVIAQALPGVDPNALTLLEANIRELGQLTAAMRRSPLRQVVAEELCWGLGFEPLTDGRLAVRFECRCTDARALEALAYFTPEEREQMIAEDGGAEVVCHWCGERRWVTPEQIRSLRGAEVRCPECGTLWHREGQPAVFRHGELCACGRPVELPD, encoded by the coding sequence ATGGGCGAGCTGTTCCGCGGCATGGCCGCGGGCGCCGGGATACGGGTGGTCGCCGTGGACACCACCGACGTCGTGCGCGAGGCCGTCGTGCGCCAGGGCGCCAGCCCCACCGCCGGCGCCGCCACGGGTCGGGCCATGACGGCCGCCGTGCTGCTCTCGCACGTGCTGCTGAAGTCGCCGCGCGACCGCGTGACCCTGCGCCTCGACGGCGGGGGGCCGCTGGGGCGCGTGACGGCCGAGGCGGGCCTCGACCACGCGGTGCGCGGCTACGCGCAGAACCCCGACGTGCAGCTCCCGCTGCGCGCCGACGGCAAGCTCGACGTGGGCGGCGCCGTCGGCGTGGACGGCGAGATCAGGGTCGTGCGCTCGCACGCCCCCTACGGCGACCCCTACACCTCGAGCATCGCGCTCACCTCCGGCGAGGTGGGGGAGGACGTCGCCACCTACCTGGCGGTCTCCGAGCAGATCCCCTCGGCGGTCCTGCTCGGCGTGCACTTCGACGGCGGCGGCGAGGTCGACGCGGCCGGCGGCGTGATCGCGCAGGCGCTCCCCGGCGTGGACCCGAACGCCCTGACGCTGCTCGAGGCGAACATCAGGGAGCTGGGGCAGCTCACGGCGGCGATGCGCAGGTCTCCGCTGCGGCAGGTCGTGGCCGAGGAGCTGTGCTGGGGCCTGGGCTTCGAGCCGCTCACGGACGGTCGCCTCGCGGTGCGGTTCGAGTGCCGCTGCACCGACGCGCGCGCCCTCGAGGCGCTCGCCTACTTCACACCCGAGGAGCGCGAGCAGATGATCGCCGAGGACGGCGGCGCCGAGGTCGTCTGTCACTGGTGCGGCGAGCGCCGCTGGGTGACGCCGGAGCAGATCAGGTCGCTGCGGGGCGCCGAGGTCCGCTGCCCCGAGTGCGGCACGCTGTGGCACCGGGAGGGTCAGCCGGCCGTGTTCCGGCACGGCGAGCTGTGCGCCTGCGGCAGGCCCGTGGAGCTGCCCGACTGA
- the coaD gene encoding pantetheine-phosphate adenylyltransferase, whose protein sequence is MVHAVYPGSFDPLHNGHVDIIRRAAGIYDGLTVAVLHNPLKADALFSTEERLAIIRDVIADMPTVNAEAFDGLLADYARKIGAKVIVKGLRAISDFEYELQMAHLNRQLNPNVETTFIMTATRWSYVSSSRVKEIARYGADVSKLVPRPTLLKLKERFARAAV, encoded by the coding sequence ATGGTCCACGCCGTCTACCCGGGGAGCTTCGACCCTCTCCACAACGGCCACGTCGACATCATCCGGCGCGCGGCCGGCATCTACGACGGCCTGACCGTCGCCGTCCTGCACAACCCCCTGAAGGCCGACGCGCTGTTCTCCACGGAGGAGCGCCTCGCGATCATCCGCGACGTCATCGCCGACATGCCCACCGTCAACGCCGAGGCGTTCGACGGCCTCCTCGCCGACTACGCCAGGAAGATCGGCGCCAAGGTCATCGTCAAGGGCCTGCGCGCGATATCCGACTTCGAGTACGAGCTGCAGATGGCGCACCTCAACAGGCAGCTCAACCCCAACGTCGAGACCACGTTCATCATGACCGCGACCCGCTGGTCGTACGTCTCCAGCTCGCGGGTCAAGGAGATCGCGAGGTACGGCGCCGACGTCTCCAAGCTCGTCCCGCGCCCCACGCTGCTGAAGCTGAAGGAGCGCTTCGCCAGGGCGGCGGTCTGA